In Leptospira perdikensis, one genomic interval encodes:
- a CDS encoding OmpA family protein has translation MFYSIPNKGLRLLLLTYSVQYCLFMGGLVAQEGVVFENPYKKAENSSDPKSFTVYFAKHSSKIPNADLVRLQSTADFLNQNKNHEIYIHAHANEGKNAKEDVSISEKRSLEVERFLLIHFVEPNQIRRLFYGNSKSPNKTKEHQTLNRRVEIRVQPLP, from the coding sequence ATGTTCTATTCTATCCCAAACAAAGGGCTCCGCTTGCTTTTGTTAACTTACAGTGTTCAATATTGTTTATTTATGGGTGGGCTTGTAGCACAAGAAGGTGTGGTTTTCGAAAACCCATACAAAAAGGCAGAAAATTCATCTGATCCAAAATCGTTCACCGTATATTTTGCAAAACATTCCTCGAAAATTCCCAATGCTGATCTAGTTCGCTTACAATCTACTGCGGATTTTTTGAATCAAAATAAAAATCACGAAATCTATATTCACGCCCATGCAAATGAAGGGAAAAATGCAAAAGAAGATGTTTCCATTAGCGAAAAAAGATCTTTGGAGGTGGAACGGTTTTTACTAATTCATTTTGTAGAACCGAACCAAATTCGACGTCTATTTTACGGCAACTCTAAATCACCTAACAAAACAAAAGAACACCAAACACTCAATAGACGTGTAGAAATCAGAGTCCAACCTCTTCCTTAA
- a CDS encoding TIGR04282 family arsenosugar biosynthesis glycosyltransferase, with amino-acid sequence MGTNKLIIFAKQPKLGKVKTRLSVSIGEEETLKIYYELLKITKTVTSNLKVEKFVYWDHLTKNSSESFDFGYPNKTQELGDLGYKMEVAFQKEFQMETGKIVIIGTDCPFLTEEILLKAYKDLDHSDFILGPARDGGYYLLGMKTFLPFVFHSIPWSTKDVLSLTIESIRKNNKTFTLLDELCDIDDIDDLRFWKG; translated from the coding sequence ATGGGAACAAACAAATTAATTATCTTCGCAAAACAACCTAAGTTAGGAAAAGTCAAAACTCGCTTGTCGGTGAGTATTGGTGAGGAAGAAACATTAAAGATTTATTATGAATTACTTAAAATCACAAAAACAGTGACTTCGAATCTCAAAGTAGAGAAGTTTGTTTATTGGGATCATCTAACAAAAAATTCATCTGAAAGTTTTGATTTTGGATATCCGAATAAAACCCAGGAACTGGGGGATCTTGGGTATAAGATGGAAGTCGCCTTTCAAAAGGAATTTCAAATGGAAACGGGAAAAATCGTTATTATTGGAACTGATTGTCCGTTTTTGACCGAAGAAATCCTATTAAAAGCATACAAAGACTTGGATCATTCCGACTTTATTCTTGGTCCGGCTCGAGATGGTGGTTATTATCTACTGGGGATGAAAACGTTTTTGCCTTTTGTTTTTCATTCTATTCCTTGGAGTACAAAAGATGTTTTGTCTCTGACAATTGAGTCTATCCGAAAAAACAACAAAACTTTCACTCTTCTTGATGAGTTATGTGATATAGATGATATTGATGACTTAAGGTTTTGGAAAGGGTAA
- a CDS encoding glycosyltransferase family 2 protein has protein sequence MQKEKVNEILCIIPARDEEEGIERALSGLIQNSGLPKSSFIVVNNASKDQTPIIVKKMGLTTLDCLEIGYGNACLTALRWIKESNLVPDYILFCDADGSDDPLDIQKLIQVIKESQADLVIGSRTMGIVEKGSLSPIQIFGNALTCFLILIFFWRRFTDMGPLRILKYSSLVRLQMEDPTWGWNIEMHVKALQQKMDIREISVNYRKRFAGVSKISGTISMSIRVGTKILYTFFRLLFFRVHP, from the coding sequence ATGCAGAAAGAAAAGGTGAATGAGATCCTTTGTATCATCCCTGCAAGAGACGAGGAGGAAGGCATTGAGCGTGCGTTATCTGGTCTTATTCAGAATTCCGGATTACCAAAATCCAGTTTTATTGTAGTAAACAATGCGTCTAAGGACCAAACACCAATCATAGTGAAAAAGATGGGACTAACCACCTTGGATTGTCTGGAGATCGGTTATGGAAATGCGTGTCTTACGGCGCTACGTTGGATCAAAGAATCGAATTTGGTACCTGATTATATTCTTTTTTGTGATGCCGACGGCTCCGATGATCCTTTGGACATTCAAAAGTTAATCCAAGTGATCAAAGAAAGCCAAGCTGACTTGGTAATTGGTTCAAGGACTATGGGTATTGTGGAGAAAGGTTCTTTGTCCCCCATTCAAATATTTGGAAATGCACTCACTTGTTTCTTGATTCTTATTTTTTTCTGGCGTAGGTTTACAGATATGGGGCCACTCAGAATTTTAAAATATTCTTCGCTTGTTCGTTTGCAGATGGAAGACCCCACTTGGGGATGGAATATTGAAATGCATGTGAAGGCATTACAACAAAAAATGGATATAAGGGAGATCTCTGTTAATTACAGAAAGCGTTTTGCGGGTGTTTCGAAAATATCTGGAACGATTTCTATGTCGATACGTGTTGGGACCAAAATTTTATACACTTTTTTTCGGTTGTTATTCTTTCGTGTTCATCCCTAA
- a CDS encoding multiheme c-type cytochrome, translating into MVSRPKTSVGNWKLKRNIYISFFTLIVLGMGTFLYINQREVPIEQVFPGKIWSKPIANLPDLKGVGAPTAKNCGNCHTEIYEEWQKSTHANALTDIQFQSELAKPSSPKWICLNCHIPVQNQRETIITGLKNGDYFRPVEIPNPDFNPDMKAEGVTCATCHVRVDSQTKESYVIGGTGGTSPPHPIKIDRKQLLNRCYDCHNETYTLNESLVCSFQTGSELQATHSNQTCSSCHQPEVRRSFVKASLNKPVRTAHKHGFIGGGVPKRFDLYSDQIRLGYKPGIVLSAFKVQNDSIEIQIKNTNADHHVTTGDPERFYRLSIVGFDKIGKSIFQSETTIGQEWSWSPAAKKVNDTRIPSGEIFVWKVKPTELPVESYKFQAVHVRLKNITSNYMIQSSGYLTSPYKEKVENMKDLYPHSSIVIESSYQLKTKSRKDTTLEDLFKRNAERKGE; encoded by the coding sequence ATGGTCTCACGACCCAAAACTTCCGTTGGAAACTGGAAATTGAAAAGAAACATATACATATCCTTTTTTACACTCATTGTTTTGGGAATGGGAACTTTTCTCTATATCAATCAAAGAGAAGTTCCCATTGAACAAGTGTTCCCTGGTAAAATTTGGTCTAAACCAATTGCGAATCTTCCTGATTTAAAAGGTGTTGGTGCTCCGACCGCTAAAAATTGTGGAAATTGTCATACGGAAATTTATGAAGAATGGCAAAAATCCACTCACGCCAATGCTCTTACTGATATACAATTTCAATCTGAGTTAGCAAAACCAAGTTCTCCCAAGTGGATTTGTTTGAACTGCCATATTCCGGTCCAAAACCAAAGAGAAACAATCATTACTGGACTAAAAAACGGAGATTACTTCCGGCCAGTGGAGATTCCAAATCCTGACTTTAATCCTGATATGAAAGCAGAAGGGGTTACTTGCGCTACTTGTCATGTACGAGTGGACTCACAAACTAAAGAAAGTTATGTGATCGGAGGAACAGGCGGAACTTCTCCACCTCATCCAATTAAAATTGATCGAAAACAATTGTTAAATCGTTGTTATGATTGTCACAATGAAACTTATACTTTAAATGAATCTTTGGTTTGTTCCTTTCAAACAGGTTCCGAGTTACAAGCGACACATTCAAACCAAACATGTTCGTCTTGCCACCAACCAGAAGTTCGTCGTTCTTTTGTAAAAGCTTCTTTAAATAAACCGGTTCGAACAGCTCATAAACATGGGTTTATTGGCGGTGGTGTTCCCAAAAGGTTCGATTTGTATTCTGACCAAATTCGATTGGGTTACAAACCTGGAATTGTTCTTTCGGCATTCAAGGTTCAAAACGATTCTATTGAAATTCAAATCAAGAATACAAATGCGGATCATCATGTCACTACTGGTGATCCTGAGCGTTTTTATCGATTATCAATTGTAGGTTTCGATAAAATAGGAAAGTCTATTTTTCAATCGGAAACTACAATTGGTCAAGAATGGTCTTGGTCACCTGCAGCAAAAAAAGTAAATGATACACGAATTCCCTCAGGGGAAATATTTGTTTGGAAGGTAAAACCAACAGAACTCCCCGTTGAATCTTATAAATTCCAAGCAGTTCATGTTCGGTTAAAAAACATCACTTCTAATTATATGATTCAATCTTCAGGTTACTTAACTTCTCCCTATAAGGAAAAAGTTGAAAATATGAAAGATTTATATCCACATAGTTCTATAGTGATTGAATCTTCCTATCAGTTGAAAACAAAATCCAGAAAAGACACAACTTTAGAGGATTTATTCAAAAGGAATGCAGAAAGAAAAGGTGAATGA
- a CDS encoding sulfurtransferase, with translation MKVLRGYGIYLFSLSLLWAFWLQLSAGPPHPVESQQKERPWFLSAESAAELPKFTILDTRTSVNRWKDKVPGSKTISWEDLSRTDVPRKGDLLEIKLVRKKINELGIQENDNILVLGDGNSGWGEEGRIVWSLREAGFKQSFWLDGGFPAYQKQIQKKSDPKQKNKEPILRIDPKQTNPSSAILKEDILKGLPSKQYQILDTREPREFSGATPYGESRGGHIPTAKSFFYQELFDAKGNIKSKSEVESYLKQQGIQKDKPIVAYCTGGVRSAFVVGILRTYGYNAYNYAGSMWEWSHDPKLPLETGN, from the coding sequence GTGAAAGTACTACGTGGTTATGGAATCTATTTGTTTTCTCTTTCTTTATTATGGGCTTTTTGGCTCCAGCTGAGTGCTGGACCTCCGCATCCTGTCGAGTCCCAGCAAAAAGAAAGGCCTTGGTTTCTCTCCGCCGAGTCGGCAGCAGAACTCCCAAAATTTACCATTCTTGACACTCGCACCTCCGTGAATCGATGGAAGGATAAAGTTCCGGGTTCTAAAACGATCTCTTGGGAAGACCTTTCCCGAACCGATGTCCCGAGAAAAGGGGACTTACTTGAAATTAAACTTGTAAGAAAAAAAATCAATGAGTTGGGAATTCAGGAAAATGACAATATACTTGTGTTAGGTGATGGTAATTCGGGATGGGGTGAAGAAGGACGTATTGTTTGGAGTTTACGTGAAGCAGGTTTTAAACAATCGTTTTGGTTGGATGGTGGATTTCCGGCATATCAAAAGCAGATTCAAAAAAAATCGGATCCGAAGCAGAAAAACAAAGAACCAATTCTGAGAATTGATCCAAAACAAACGAACCCGTCTTCGGCGATTTTGAAAGAAGACATCTTAAAGGGATTACCTTCGAAACAATACCAAATTCTGGATACAAGAGAACCTCGGGAGTTTTCTGGTGCTACACCATACGGTGAATCGAGAGGAGGTCATATACCCACAGCTAAATCTTTTTTCTACCAAGAGTTATTTGATGCCAAAGGAAATATCAAATCTAAATCAGAGGTGGAATCCTATTTGAAACAACAGGGTATCCAAAAAGATAAACCGATTGTTGCTTATTGCACGGGTGGTGTTCGCTCTGCTTTTGTCGTTGGAATTCTTCGTACTTACGGATATAATGCTTATAATTATGCTGGTTCTATGTGGGAATGGTCTCACGACCCAAAACTTCCGTTGGAAACTGGAAATTGA
- a CDS encoding DUF4395 domain-containing protein, with translation MKIGFYPDVVNENVTRIVASTVVFLGVFAILFPNPYVLAFLLLGFTLRLSYGPKLEPFAFFTARYLVPWLGISFVASAGPPKRFAQLIGFLFSISAIVFFVLDLTLAYQITLATLVFFASLESFLGWCAGCFAFGLLMKLGVIPEEICERCNNLNFNK, from the coding sequence ATGAAAATTGGCTTTTATCCGGATGTGGTCAATGAAAATGTCACAAGGATCGTCGCATCAACCGTGGTATTCCTTGGTGTCTTTGCCATTTTATTCCCAAACCCTTATGTGCTCGCATTCCTACTTCTTGGATTTACTTTACGACTCAGTTATGGGCCCAAATTAGAACCATTTGCTTTTTTTACTGCCAGGTATTTAGTGCCTTGGCTTGGAATTTCCTTTGTTGCTTCAGCAGGTCCGCCCAAACGATTTGCTCAGCTCATTGGATTTTTATTTAGCATCAGTGCGATTGTATTTTTTGTTTTGGATTTGACTCTTGCTTACCAAATCACATTGGCTACACTTGTTTTCTTTGCATCACTCGAATCTTTTTTAGGTTGGTGTGCTGGATGTTTTGCATTTGGTTTACTAATGAAATTAGGAGTGATCCCAGAAGAAATTTGTGAAAGATGTAACAACCTAAACTTTAATAAATAG
- a CDS encoding helix-turn-helix domain-containing protein, whose amino-acid sequence METEIESFTATTENERNVDEVLTVVLGETLKRRRLELGLSMEKLSQLSTVSRGMLGLIESGKTTPSIGILWKLSKSLRIPIGEMIPDLFAQSPRYIGSNEGKRWISPKNTAESRVFYQEERDRLSLVEWKLASGKVSQFGHLPTAFDIKIYQVTGKIKIKLKTKEIVLEPSDSAFFPIAELESIENEFGEESKFLWIASKKAR is encoded by the coding sequence ATGGAAACAGAAATTGAGAGTTTTACGGCCACAACAGAAAACGAAAGAAATGTCGACGAAGTGTTAACGGTTGTCCTGGGTGAAACCTTAAAACGCAGAAGGTTGGAACTTGGATTATCCATGGAAAAACTTTCTCAGTTATCAACAGTTAGTCGAGGAATGCTCGGACTCATTGAGTCAGGCAAAACAACACCTAGCATCGGGATTTTATGGAAATTATCTAAATCGTTACGAATCCCTATCGGGGAAATGATTCCCGATCTTTTTGCCCAGTCGCCTCGCTACATTGGATCCAATGAAGGAAAACGTTGGATTTCTCCTAAAAATACAGCAGAATCGCGAGTTTTTTACCAAGAAGAAAGAGATCGTTTGAGTCTTGTCGAGTGGAAACTGGCCTCGGGAAAGGTTTCTCAGTTCGGTCACTTACCCACAGCCTTCGACATCAAAATTTATCAAGTTACTGGAAAAATCAAAATCAAACTAAAAACCAAAGAGATCGTTTTGGAGCCATCAGACAGTGCCTTTTTCCCCATTGCGGAATTGGAATCTATAGAAAATGAATTCGGAGAAGAATCCAAATTCCTGTGGATCGCTTCCAAAAAAGCTCGGTAG
- a CDS encoding rhodanese: MKTNLLYKLIALTTAGFIGACGGAKNNDTQNLLLAALALSSGIKVNTATELAKESNDDYNLNQYGLITPSTLGKWVNNWSATKPAGVNGKLVILQNGASATVGKEYIAGNGNDVVVYSFTFADGASALDGGDGFSQKRSSGLSDTISIIANGTKVDAILNRYGIDPNNDLVVFVSSANANSHVQGTLRGFYTFRYWGFDHKNLAFLNGTLPRLAVTDGNFVPFSSTTNTPPSYTNRYTIKSVRVDNTILMLPVEDVITAVKNPNNVTLAGLTSSVFISDARSSSGSSNEYNGVARSTASEVAGKYAGFEGRIRGAKELRWTDLLDTEFRFKSKADLKAYYAGKGYQEGQTAIQLCRTNNRSQVTGFSYIAILGYPSTYYDGSWIEWGSLTGGGPAAKLPADSPYRTDVPELSEVITYNVAGDVDPNLPTNLNAFATTSRKIVEEDKAYKR, encoded by the coding sequence ATGAAAACCAATCTACTCTACAAGTTGATTGCTCTTACTACCGCGGGGTTCATCGGAGCCTGCGGCGGAGCAAAAAACAATGACACACAGAACTTGCTACTGGCAGCCCTTGCCCTTTCCTCAGGAATTAAGGTCAATACGGCAACCGAGTTAGCAAAAGAATCTAACGACGATTATAATCTAAATCAATATGGTCTGATCACTCCCTCTACCTTAGGTAAATGGGTGAACAATTGGTCCGCTACAAAACCTGCCGGTGTTAACGGTAAATTGGTAATCTTACAAAACGGTGCCAGTGCCACTGTAGGCAAAGAGTATATTGCCGGAAACGGAAACGATGTTGTTGTCTATTCGTTTACCTTTGCTGATGGAGCGAGTGCTCTTGATGGTGGTGATGGATTTAGTCAAAAACGAAGCAGTGGACTCAGTGATACAATCTCTATCATTGCCAATGGAACGAAAGTGGATGCCATCTTAAATCGTTATGGAATTGATCCAAACAACGACCTTGTTGTATTTGTTTCTTCTGCAAATGCGAATAGCCATGTGCAAGGAACACTACGCGGATTTTATACTTTCCGCTATTGGGGATTCGATCATAAAAATCTGGCCTTCTTAAACGGAACTCTTCCTCGCCTTGCAGTAACAGACGGAAACTTCGTACCTTTCAGTTCCACAACAAACACTCCTCCTAGTTATACCAACCGTTATACGATCAAATCGGTTCGCGTAGATAACACCATCCTTATGTTACCTGTGGAAGATGTGATTACCGCTGTCAAAAATCCTAATAATGTAACTCTTGCGGGCCTTACTTCCAGTGTATTTATCTCTGATGCGAGATCGTCTTCTGGAAGTAGTAATGAATACAATGGAGTGGCTCGTAGTACGGCTTCCGAAGTTGCTGGTAAATATGCTGGTTTTGAAGGTCGTATTCGAGGTGCTAAAGAACTTAGATGGACTGATTTGCTCGATACAGAGTTTAGATTTAAATCAAAAGCAGACCTAAAAGCATATTATGCAGGTAAAGGATACCAAGAAGGTCAAACAGCAATTCAACTCTGCCGAACCAACAACAGATCACAGGTAACAGGATTTTCATACATTGCAATCCTAGGTTATCCATCTACATATTATGATGGAAGTTGGATTGAATGGGGAAGTTTAACTGGAGGTGGACCTGCAGCAAAACTCCCTGCTGATTCTCCTTACCGCACAGATGTGCCGGAACTATCCGAAGTAATCACTTATAATGTGGCTGGTGATGTGGATCCAAATCTTCCAACGAACTTGAATGCGTTTGCAACAACTTCAAGAAAAATCGTAGAAGAAGACAAAGCTTACAAACGCTAA
- a CDS encoding rhodanese-like domain-containing protein codes for MKFKYLTLLSLIFVQLIGCKGLPEYLFLPQSMKLDLTPFLFRVYTPAELATLSNSDFNLNESGLITGTKLSRYLSNWANNRPAGVYGNLVLFQIQTNGTSGRYVFFDGKQTFSYPIANLPDLLTETRDDGVLSVDNLVPKGKKISDFFSIYGIDPAIDYVVFAQDASSLANLTSATFAYYSLLYWGFPKERLAVLNGSIADLTTANTLFTTPSYTYTNSNRAGSTKTLFRDHTVLQLTIGDLIHAIKNGNTIFEEVDPIPTEGFYIIDGRPNASYTGTTNSTASGSKYGNCTTKINSTFVTNTCVVTFEGRIKSASNLVPTDLYDGTTFQFKSFSQLQTYLNNTGYPSGKQIYVYGEDATKGSLVWFILHQVLGKPTRLYEGGWKQYGALGLRTPSSGSSPSAISQPASYWRTDIVSLSENNTANADANVPNYQLDVSRQFVKNSNKLRSEDKTFLRGSSSGAAASSGGGAPTGGGGNACGG; via the coding sequence ATGAAATTTAAATATTTAACATTACTTAGTCTAATATTCGTTCAATTGATTGGTTGTAAAGGTCTTCCGGAATATCTATTCCTACCACAGAGTATGAAATTGGACTTAACTCCATTTTTGTTTCGGGTTTATACACCAGCAGAACTTGCAACTTTATCCAATTCTGACTTTAACTTAAATGAGAGTGGCCTCATTACAGGAACCAAACTCTCTCGTTATTTATCAAATTGGGCAAACAACAGACCAGCTGGAGTTTATGGAAATTTGGTCCTTTTCCAAATCCAAACAAATGGAACTAGCGGTCGTTATGTGTTTTTTGACGGGAAACAAACATTCTCTTATCCGATTGCCAATCTACCAGATCTCCTTACAGAAACTCGCGATGATGGAGTTTTATCCGTTGATAACCTTGTTCCCAAAGGAAAAAAAATTTCCGATTTCTTTTCCATATACGGAATAGATCCAGCCATTGATTATGTTGTTTTTGCACAGGATGCTTCTTCTCTTGCCAATCTTACGTCAGCAACCTTTGCATACTACTCACTTCTCTATTGGGGATTCCCAAAAGAAAGGTTAGCTGTCCTCAATGGTTCCATTGCTGATTTAACAACCGCAAACACTTTGTTCACAACTCCATCCTACACTTATACAAATAGTAATCGTGCAGGGAGTACAAAAACTTTGTTTAGAGATCATACAGTTTTGCAGTTAACGATTGGTGATTTAATCCATGCGATCAAAAATGGAAATACTATTTTTGAAGAAGTAGATCCAATCCCTACAGAAGGATTTTACATCATAGACGGAAGACCTAATGCATCCTATACGGGAACAACAAATTCCACCGCATCAGGTTCGAAATATGGTAACTGTACAACCAAAATAAATTCTACCTTTGTTACTAACACTTGTGTGGTAACATTTGAAGGAAGGATCAAATCGGCTTCCAATTTAGTTCCAACAGATTTATATGATGGAACCACCTTCCAATTCAAATCTTTTAGCCAACTCCAAACCTATCTCAATAATACTGGATACCCGTCTGGAAAACAAATTTATGTTTATGGAGAAGATGCAACAAAAGGTTCGTTAGTATGGTTTATTTTACACCAAGTTCTAGGAAAACCAACAAGACTGTATGAAGGTGGTTGGAAACAATACGGTGCTCTTGGATTACGAACTCCTTCTTCTGGATCAAGTCCGAGTGCCATCAGTCAACCTGCTTCTTATTGGAGAACAGACATTGTCAGTCTTTCCGAAAACAATACAGCGAACGCAGATGCAAATGTTCCTAATTACCAACTAGATGTTTCCAGACAGTTTGTAAAAAATTCCAATAAACTACGTTCTGAGGACAAAACTTTTTTACGTGGGTCCTCTTCGGGAGCAGCTGCCAGCAGTGGTGGTGGTGCCCCTACTGGTGGTGGAGGAAATGCTTGCGGGGGTTAA
- a CDS encoding multiheme c-type cytochrome: MRFQTFQLTNIFFLLMFVSCSDSNFLQSHWKYPIPEQGVPPSHFSSLEKNLNPTSCATCHQNQFQNWKKSFHAKSISSGFLWQKEILTQEEYSSCFQCHSPLAETKSELDSKYQTKEILNSKAHNFSTGLESPSILCASCHIRNQIRFGPPPRDNPKKEITTGNLPHNGYVAKIEFESSEFCRSCHESKETGVKLNGKRLMEVYSEWKKTTFAKDGIQCQNCHMPDREHSWKGIHDKTFVQNSLLPTWTITENKGKYRIQAELKSIGIGHAFPTYIVPKIYLRFYVVLKDKPNPILLEESVIGRIVNANLTEEYLDTRIQAQKTHLVRFDFEPKENQIQKFLWEIEVNPDEQYVRSFEEQLKNKGNQLSNLSRKLLEESLYEKRNSRYTLFTLSSKVPVSLPQ, encoded by the coding sequence GTGAGATTCCAAACATTCCAACTTACGAACATTTTCTTTTTATTAATGTTCGTAAGTTGTTCTGATTCCAATTTTTTACAATCTCATTGGAAGTATCCAATACCGGAACAAGGAGTCCCTCCTTCCCATTTTTCTTCGTTAGAAAAAAACCTAAATCCAACCTCTTGTGCCACTTGCCATCAAAACCAGTTTCAAAATTGGAAAAAAAGTTTTCATGCAAAGTCTATCAGCAGCGGATTTTTATGGCAGAAGGAAATACTAACTCAGGAAGAATATAGTTCTTGTTTCCAATGCCACTCACCATTAGCAGAAACAAAATCCGAACTTGATTCTAAATACCAAACGAAGGAAATTCTCAATTCAAAAGCTCATAATTTTTCTACAGGACTAGAAAGTCCCTCAATCCTCTGCGCCTCTTGCCATATCAGAAATCAAATCCGCTTTGGCCCTCCTCCTAGAGACAATCCAAAAAAAGAAATTACAACGGGGAACCTACCACATAACGGTTATGTTGCGAAAATAGAATTTGAATCTTCTGAATTTTGTAGATCCTGTCATGAGAGTAAAGAAACAGGAGTCAAACTAAATGGAAAACGATTGATGGAGGTTTATTCGGAATGGAAAAAAACTACCTTTGCCAAAGATGGGATTCAATGCCAAAATTGTCATATGCCAGACCGCGAACATTCATGGAAGGGAATCCACGATAAAACTTTTGTCCAAAATTCTTTACTACCCACTTGGACTATTACAGAAAACAAAGGAAAATACAGAATACAAGCGGAACTTAAATCTATAGGTATTGGTCACGCATTTCCGACTTATATAGTTCCAAAAATTTACCTACGTTTCTACGTTGTTTTAAAAGATAAACCCAATCCTATCCTTCTGGAAGAATCGGTAATAGGAAGAATTGTGAATGCAAATCTGACAGAAGAATACTTAGATACACGAATCCAAGCACAGAAAACACATTTAGTTCGTTTTGATTTTGAACCAAAAGAAAATCAAATTCAAAAATTTCTTTGGGAAATTGAAGTAAATCCAGACGAACAATATGTCCGCAGTTTTGAAGAACAATTAAAAAACAAAGGAAATCAACTTTCAAATTTATCTAGAAAGTTGTTAGAAGAGTCCCTTTACGAAAAAAGGAACTCTCGTTATACGTTATTTACTTTGAGTTCAAAAGTGCCTGTTTCACTTCCGCAATGA
- a CDS encoding trans-sulfuration enzyme family protein produces MFEHFETDAIRIQTKRTGEKEHSTPLFLTSSFVFDDAEHARALFAEEVTGNQYTRFSNPNTTELIDKLCSLEHTEDGIATASGMSAVFTSVFGLVKSGDHIVSARAIFGSTHQIFANILPRFGVTTTYVDINKQELWESAFQENTKIVYIETPSNPGLDIVDLAWVSALCKKKNAILIVDNCFCSPYIQKPADFGADIVIHSATKYLDGQGRVIAGIILGKKEYIQPIRYMARNTGPSLSPMNAWIISKSLETLAVRMDRHSENAIKLAEFLEGSPEVELVRYPFLPNDPGYAIAKKQMKSGGGIVSFVIKGGVDRARKFLDALKWFSLTANLGDTRTTVTHPTSTTHSKLTEAERVAVGILPGLIRVSVGLEHIDDIIAEVKQALLNSK; encoded by the coding sequence ATGTTTGAACACTTCGAAACTGACGCCATCCGCATCCAAACCAAACGAACCGGGGAAAAGGAACATTCCACCCCTTTATTTTTAACTTCTAGTTTTGTTTTTGATGATGCAGAACATGCCAGAGCCCTATTTGCCGAAGAAGTCACTGGAAATCAATACACTCGCTTTTCCAACCCCAATACCACGGAACTCATCGATAAACTCTGTTCTTTAGAACATACAGAGGATGGAATTGCCACAGCCTCGGGAATGTCCGCCGTGTTTACTTCTGTATTTGGTCTTGTGAAATCAGGAGATCATATTGTTTCTGCGCGGGCCATATTTGGATCCACTCATCAAATTTTCGCGAATATCCTTCCTCGTTTCGGAGTAACAACCACCTACGTAGATATCAACAAACAAGAGTTATGGGAATCGGCATTTCAGGAAAATACTAAGATTGTGTATATTGAAACACCATCCAATCCGGGTTTAGATATTGTAGATTTGGCTTGGGTATCGGCTCTTTGTAAAAAGAAAAATGCGATTCTCATTGTAGACAATTGTTTTTGTTCACCTTATATTCAAAAACCTGCTGACTTCGGCGCTGATATTGTCATTCACTCTGCCACAAAGTATTTGGATGGGCAAGGCCGCGTGATCGCAGGTATTATTTTAGGTAAAAAAGAATATATCCAACCGATTCGATACATGGCTCGTAATACGGGACCTTCTCTTTCTCCAATGAATGCTTGGATCATTTCTAAAAGTTTAGAAACACTTGCTGTTCGGATGGATCGACATTCTGAAAATGCAATCAAGTTAGCGGAGTTTTTAGAAGGATCACCAGAGGTAGAACTTGTTAGATATCCATTTTTACCAAATGACCCAGGTTATGCGATTGCAAAAAAACAAATGAAATCGGGTGGTGGCATTGTTTCTTTTGTCATCAAAGGTGGAGTGGACCGTGCAAGAAAGTTTTTGGATGCACTAAAATGGTTTTCTCTTACAGCTAATTTAGGGGATACAAGAACCACTGTTACTCATCCCACTTCAACAACACACTCTAAGTTAACGGAAGCAGAAAGAGTTGCCGTAGGTATTTTACCTGGTCTCATTCGTGTCTCTGTTGGATTAGAACATATTGATGATATCATTGCGGAAGTGAAACAGGCACTTTTGAACTCAAAGTAA